CAATTCCTGCTTTTTGTTTTAAAATCGCGCGAGTTGCTTCTGCACCTGAACGCCATGTTCCGGCAACACCATAATATTCACGCCCAATGGTTCTAAATACAGTATCTGCAATCATATTGTCAGATTCTTTTAACATTGTCGTAAGTAAGTTATGTAAGGGTTTAGATTGTGTTTGCGCCAATACTGTAACGGGTGCTTTAACTTGAGAACGACGTTTTATATAACCATCAAGTTCAATATTGGATCTTTGTAATTCTTCTTTTAAAATCGTACCAGCCCAATGCGCACCGTCTTGAATTGAAAACATTAAAGGCACTGCATCGTCACGTTTAGGGATGCAACCTGTTATTACATAGGTATTTAAGTCACGGACAGTGACATCTAATTCACAAAAACGGGTGCGAGTGGAGCCTTTCTCATAAGTTTCAACTTCGCTTAAAACGGTGACAGGATAAAATGAAGCTTTGCGTATTGTGGCAATATCGCCATCTTTATTGCCACTTTGCAATAAGACAGAAAAACAGTTTTTATCAACAATTGCGGCACTAGGGGGGGCACTAAAACATTGAGTCATATCATTCCAAACCCAACCTGGCGCTTTGTCATGACTTGAAAAAGCAGATGTATCAATCAGTAAATCACCATGAACTTTAGTAATACCAGATTGTTTTAATACTGCGACCATTCCTCTTAACTGTTGGCGAGTTAATGTCGGATCACCACTGAAACGAAAGATCAAATCTCCGTTAAGTTGATCGTTTTTTATTTTACCTTCCGTCTCCATTGTCGTGGTAAATTGATAATCACCACCTAATTGAAGTAATGCGGCTAAGGCGGTAACAACTTTTTGAGTACTGGCAGGAAGCGCTAATTGATCTGCATGATAATTGAGGTTAGGAGACGTTGCGCCCACAGGTTGAGTAATCAAACCCACTTGTGTTCCTTCAGGGAGATGCTCAATGTAGTTTTCAACGGATATTGCTTGGGTTGAAAAACTGATGATACTTAATGTGTAAAGTATCCGTCGGAATGTTGATAATAAGCGCATAATTTCTCTGTCCGTGACTATAGCGTGATAACGTTACAGTATTGATTGCCAGAGACTAATACTAAAGGGCAATGAGGGCAAAAGTAAACGATATACCGAGTGATTACTGCATTATCAGAAAATATCTGTTTATTGATTTATAAAGAGAGATAAGGCGTGAAGCAATGCGTCTGTTGTGTTAGATTTAGTTTTAAGTATGGGGGAGCTAAAGTTTACTTCCCAACAACATGAATAAGGGAATAAACGTCTTTCCTAATTCACCGAATATATGTAGAGACAGGCCCAATTTAAGGTTGCCTGTGTCTTTTTTTGTCTTGAGAAGAGTAAATAGATCCTTTTCTCTGTGTTGTTAGTATAAAAAATCAGGATGATACCTATTTTTTATTAGGAATAGTATTGAGGTATTAACACATGAATCAGATCCCAATGACAGTTCTTGGTGCAGAAAAATTACGTGAAGAACTGGAGTATTTAAAAAATGTTCGTCGTCCCGAAATTATCGCTGCTATTGCAGAAGCACGCGAGCACGGAGACTTAAAAGA
This genomic stretch from Proteus vulgaris harbors:
- the dacB gene encoding D-alanyl-D-alanine carboxypeptidase/endopeptidase, with amino-acid sequence MRLLSTFRRILYTLSIISFSTQAISVENYIEHLPEGTQVGLITQPVGATSPNLNYHADQLALPASTQKVVTALAALLQLGGDYQFTTTMETEGKIKNDQLNGDLIFRFSGDPTLTRQQLRGMVAVLKQSGITKVHGDLLIDTSAFSSHDKAPGWVWNDMTQCFSAPPSAAIVDKNCFSVLLQSGNKDGDIATIRKASFYPVTVLSEVETYEKGSTRTRFCELDVTVRDLNTYVITGCIPKRDDAVPLMFSIQDGAHWAGTILKEELQRSNIELDGYIKRRSQVKAPVTVLAQTQSKPLHNLLTTMLKESDNMIADTVFRTIGREYYGVAGTWRSGAEATRAILKQKAGIDLGNTVMVDGSGLSRHNLISPATMMQVLQYIGQHDNELNFMTMLPLAGHDGTLQYRGGFHEAGVDGKVSAKTGSLKGVYNLAGFMTTANGQKVAFVQYVSSYSPPTKNRNAGRAYLIRFETNLYKDMYNNR